In a genomic window of Methanoregula sp. UBA64:
- a CDS encoding MBL fold metallo-hydrolase, whose amino-acid sequence MPAGNGSGLLSSRTWQPFPDLPGFSIFPEIRKADVISSNAYLIRTPDCLLLIDPGGLASQAELLIAEIAPCLAAGDLPLVVLLTHAHVDHFTALQEHPLFLDTGRVILAVQEIGARAIGTHDTALTQAEVLGRDFTPLPVGIRLFAEGENTEGKSPREFVLPCGVTATLSREDVPRQSGLILKREVLALPRGTRVELYHTPGHSPDSTCIRIGKVLFIGDLLFAANPGVAGLHGWDQDALIGSLDRMLGILQSGEVDMVCPGHGRIISSAQACTMLEGVLTDARALTGIAELNRERAEETARFAEDCMEEINELFTILAGRLYYVAHVMDELGETDLAAQAGTLIDAKELDNLLASFQDFADAHHAQDYVSIHLALKAGQVIGKLERSFMKDELAKIVDISLVRRAERLLSSYSSMLRGFTPPQDRETCELCPLIESVIIGLTGPSCSDDDILASTDDAEAFCRLLVARLGTRPLFDDVRVSFERGTGDPRARIDRDLFSDLLIYLFEDLVGTGAETIAVSVLGDGTARTVLKIAGTGRMAGARDAKNVRGFFTRLCERSGGHLEAEGVPGGRSYTIAL is encoded by the coding sequence TTGCCGGCTGGTAACGGCAGCGGGCTGCTGTCGTCCCGGACCTGGCAGCCGTTCCCGGATCTGCCGGGGTTCTCAATCTTTCCCGAGATCCGCAAGGCCGATGTGATCTCTTCCAACGCTTACCTGATACGGACGCCGGACTGCCTGCTCCTTATCGATCCCGGCGGACTCGCTTCGCAGGCAGAACTTCTTATCGCAGAGATCGCCCCCTGTCTCGCAGCGGGCGATCTTCCCCTCGTCGTGCTCCTGACCCACGCCCATGTCGATCACTTCACCGCGCTGCAGGAACATCCCCTGTTCCTCGATACCGGTCGCGTGATCCTCGCAGTACAGGAGATCGGGGCACGGGCCATCGGGACGCATGATACTGCACTGACTCAGGCAGAAGTCCTTGGCCGGGACTTTACACCGCTGCCTGTCGGTATCCGTCTCTTTGCAGAGGGGGAAAATACGGAGGGGAAATCCCCGCGGGAGTTTGTGCTTCCCTGCGGGGTCACGGCCACCCTCTCCCGCGAGGATGTCCCCCGACAGTCCGGGCTAATCCTGAAACGCGAGGTGCTCGCTCTCCCCCGGGGGACACGGGTGGAGCTGTACCATACGCCCGGCCACAGCCCGGACAGCACCTGTATCCGGATCGGGAAGGTACTCTTTATCGGCGACCTCCTCTTTGCCGCAAACCCCGGCGTTGCCGGGCTGCACGGCTGGGACCAGGATGCGCTGATCGGATCGCTCGATCGGATGCTTGGGATCTTACAAAGCGGGGAGGTGGATATGGTCTGCCCGGGCCACGGCAGGATCATCTCCTCCGCACAGGCATGCACCATGCTCGAAGGCGTCCTTACCGATGCACGGGCCCTGACCGGTATTGCCGAACTCAACCGTGAGCGGGCGGAGGAGACGGCACGGTTCGCCGAGGACTGCATGGAAGAGATAAACGAGCTTTTTACCATCCTTGCAGGCCGGCTCTACTATGTTGCGCATGTCATGGACGAGCTGGGCGAGACAGACCTGGCCGCACAGGCCGGCACACTGATCGATGCAAAGGAACTCGACAACCTCCTCGCGAGTTTCCAGGATTTTGCCGATGCCCACCATGCACAGGACTATGTCTCGATCCACCTGGCGCTCAAGGCCGGGCAGGTGATAGGGAAACTCGAACGGTCGTTTATGAAGGACGAGCTCGCAAAGATCGTCGATATCTCCCTGGTGCGCCGGGCAGAACGGCTGCTCTCGTCGTACTCGTCGATGCTCCGGGGGTTTACGCCCCCGCAGGACCGTGAGACCTGCGAACTGTGCCCGCTTATCGAATCGGTTATCATCGGCCTTACCGGCCCGTCCTGTTCCGATGACGACATCCTTGCCTCGACCGACGATGCCGAGGCATTCTGCCGGCTGCTCGTGGCGCGACTGGGCACCCGCCCGCTCTTCGACGACGTCAGGGTGTCCTTCGAACGCGGTACGGGCGATCCCCGGGCACGTATCGACCGCGACCTCTTCTCCGACCTCCTGATCTATCTCTTCGAGGACCTGGTGGGCACCGGTGCGGAAACGATTGCGGTCTCGGTTTTGGGGGACGGGACTGCCCGTACCGTGCTGAAGATCGCCGGTACCGGAAGGATGGCGGGTGCCAGGGATGCAAAAAACGTCAGGGGTTTCTTTACCCGGCTCTGCGAGCGCTCGGGCGGGCACCTGGAGGCAGAAGGTGTTCCCGGCGGACGTTCGTATACGATCGCGCTCTGA
- a CDS encoding STAS domain-containing protein, with protein MEAKSERRDGVLVFFINGRLDAFGAQQLDEWIKGALHDDDKDLVLDLSGSTYLSSGGLRTFNILKKETKRRNGRFVLSAVGEYPKKVLDMAGFSTIFEIFPTTDAAIEDIKKKRKDPTLFNEIFYKKIEAEGVSLTIEPGWMTAPPVLRVTGDLNKLLHARLTNDDIKTRKFSEITYSLGLGALGADKNEAGSLLGEMITLYGSMVWLPTDGNNTPDFMTPLDADADVPVYTGFNVTLDGPFNEYLTLDTQKPEGVSVADIYRMILSGASERVRSYKGIVAVAIWGVLSGLASSGIKKAPVAGSGLPDGASIMDPAQAGIWMASDTGMSYKGDTLVSFGFGIDLAKAASGYPAERIADICSANGESKKAIALHNHGVVFRGIPYNPTLDLNSQVKKIVSEGTFVDMRHLLDSTRLKRAKIGVAYIQDIVKEQ; from the coding sequence ATGGAAGCAAAGAGCGAGAGGAGAGACGGGGTGCTGGTCTTTTTCATCAACGGCCGGCTGGATGCATTCGGGGCACAGCAGCTTGACGAGTGGATCAAGGGAGCGCTGCACGATGACGATAAGGATCTGGTGCTCGACCTTTCGGGATCCACCTACCTCTCCAGCGGGGGGCTCCGGACCTTCAATATCCTCAAAAAAGAGACAAAGCGGCGGAACGGCCGGTTTGTCCTTTCCGCTGTGGGAGAGTACCCGAAAAAAGTACTCGACATGGCCGGGTTCTCCACGATCTTCGAGATCTTTCCCACCACCGATGCCGCAATAGAGGATATCAAGAAGAAACGAAAAGATCCCACGCTCTTTAACGAGATCTTCTATAAGAAGATCGAAGCCGAGGGCGTCTCCCTGACCATCGAACCCGGCTGGATGACCGCACCCCCGGTCCTCCGCGTTACCGGGGACTTAAACAAACTCCTCCATGCCCGGCTCACAAACGACGATATCAAGACCCGGAAGTTCTCCGAGATCACGTACTCGCTCGGCCTTGGGGCGCTCGGCGCCGACAAGAACGAAGCGGGCTCGCTCCTTGGCGAGATGATCACCCTGTACGGTTCGATGGTCTGGCTTCCCACCGACGGAAACAATACGCCGGACTTTATGACCCCGCTCGATGCCGATGCAGATGTACCGGTCTATACGGGATTCAACGTGACGTTGGACGGCCCCTTTAACGAATACCTCACGCTCGACACACAGAAGCCGGAGGGCGTGTCGGTCGCGGATATCTACCGCATGATCCTCTCCGGTGCATCGGAACGGGTCAGGAGTTACAAGGGGATCGTTGCCGTGGCGATCTGGGGTGTGCTCTCGGGGCTTGCAAGTTCCGGGATCAAGAAAGCACCGGTTGCCGGATCCGGCCTCCCCGACGGGGCGTCCATCATGGACCCGGCCCAGGCCGGGATCTGGATGGCATCGGATACCGGCATGTCCTACAAGGGAGACACCCTTGTCAGCTTCGGCTTCGGGATCGATCTCGCAAAGGCGGCGTCCGGCTACCCTGCCGAACGTATTGCCGATATCTGTTCGGCAAACGGCGAGTCCAAAAAGGCAATAGCGCTCCATAACCACGGCGTGGTCTTCCGGGGTATCCCCTATAACCCGACCCTTGACCTCAATTCCCAGGTCAAAAAAATCGTGAGCGAGGGGACGTTTGTCGATATGCGCCACCTTCTCGACAGCACCCGGCTCAAACGGGCAAAGATCGGCGTTGCCTATATCCAGGATATCGTAAAGGAACAATAA
- a CDS encoding DUF86 domain-containing protein, whose product MIPISSHNLREPLNRILEESARVADLVRDKTFEEFVQEPATYATVVSCIQRIDEAAHGIPTIVRVKYALLPWNEIAALKAEFMEADAHLRPRVVWKISTEALPRIRPLVESLIDEIEK is encoded by the coding sequence ATGATCCCTATATCCTCACACAACCTTCGCGAACCGCTCAACAGGATCCTCGAAGAGAGCGCCCGGGTAGCAGACCTGGTCCGGGACAAGACCTTCGAGGAGTTCGTGCAGGAACCGGCAACCTATGCTACGGTCGTATCCTGCATCCAGAGAATCGACGAGGCAGCGCACGGCATCCCTACCATTGTCCGGGTAAAGTACGCCCTGCTGCCCTGGAACGAGATCGCCGCGCTCAAGGCCGAGTTTATGGAGGCGGACGCACACCTCCGCCCCCGGGTGGTCTGGAAGATCAGCACGGAAGCTCTCCCCCGCATCCGGCCGCTGGTCGAGAGCCTCATCGACGAGATTGAGAAATAG
- a CDS encoding STAS domain-containing protein encodes MEITITAQGVASVLAVCGRVDTVTAGDLESAINGLIEKGNRKLLLDFEGVSYISSGGLRVLLATAKKLRNDGDRYALCRLSPEVQKVMKLAGFTSIFSIYASPEEALAGW; translated from the coding sequence ATGGAGATTACCATAACTGCACAGGGCGTGGCCTCGGTGCTCGCCGTTTGCGGACGTGTCGATACCGTAACGGCGGGGGACTTAGAGTCCGCCATCAACGGCCTTATTGAAAAAGGCAACCGTAAACTGCTCCTCGATTTCGAAGGGGTATCCTATATCTCCAGCGGCGGCCTCCGGGTCCTTCTTGCAACCGCGAAGAAACTGCGTAACGATGGCGACAGGTATGCGCTCTGCCGGCTTTCCCCCGAGGTGCAGAAAGTCATGAAACTGGCAGGATTCACCTCGATCTTTTCCATCTATGCTTCCCCCGAGGAGGCACTTGCCGGCTGGTAA
- a CDS encoding mechanosensitive ion channel family protein, translating to MSITDIIGLALPNWTGVESDVTSDKNLFATVSPRDILFFFVGIVIAYILGLIISHHVRMRMSHRLKKDQLDILTGFIRAILIIIAVGLSLPGLLDLSVTIILICIAGVIAIIALSSQKVISNMVAGVALLYESPFATGDYISTGGVEGTVIAVRLFSVRIRTGEGIYVHIPNDQIYSTAVSNVHANVARRFEYRVGIRYQDDTNRAIAIIRQLLEKHTFVLENPAPAVFVSDITADSVLLSIRAWFPSNWQLTKDDISRTTSILPNVKDALEAAGIEMPYGQRVVWFANEPSSVKDPAAGNGQK from the coding sequence TTGAGCATCACTGATATCATTGGCCTTGCCCTGCCGAACTGGACGGGCGTTGAATCCGATGTTACCTCGGACAAAAACCTCTTTGCAACGGTCAGTCCGCGCGACATCCTCTTCTTTTTTGTCGGGATCGTCATTGCGTACATCCTCGGCCTTATCATCAGCCACCATGTCCGGATGCGCATGAGCCACCGGCTCAAAAAAGACCAGCTGGACATCCTGACCGGGTTTATCCGGGCCATCCTCATCATTATTGCCGTCGGCCTCTCCCTTCCCGGCCTGCTTGACTTAAGCGTGACCATCATCCTCATCTGTATCGCCGGCGTTATCGCGATCATCGCGCTCTCCAGCCAGAAGGTGATCTCGAACATGGTAGCAGGTGTCGCGCTCCTGTACGAGAGCCCGTTTGCAACCGGGGACTATATCAGCACCGGGGGGGTCGAGGGTACGGTTATCGCGGTCCGGCTTTTCTCGGTCCGGATCCGCACCGGCGAAGGAATCTATGTCCATATCCCCAACGACCAGATCTATTCGACCGCGGTATCGAACGTCCATGCAAACGTTGCCCGCCGGTTCGAGTACCGGGTGGGTATCCGCTACCAGGACGATACGAACCGGGCCATTGCCATTATCCGGCAGCTCCTCGAAAAGCACACGTTTGTCCTTGAAAACCCTGCGCCGGCGGTTTTTGTCAGCGATATTACCGCCGACAGCGTTCTCCTCTCGATCCGTGCGTGGTTTCCCTCGAACTGGCAGCTCACCAAGGACGATATCTCGCGGACAACCTCCATCCTCCCGAATGTCAAGGATGCACTGGAAGCAGCGGGTATCGAGATGCCCTATGGCCAGCGGGTGGTCTGGTTTGCAAACGAGCCGTCTTCCGTAAAGGATCCGGCTGCCGGGAACGGTCAAAAATAA
- a CDS encoding SagB/ThcOx family dehydrogenase, producing MTDIVPIPGGAGREFMERTKYRYLGRSDQENGLPQPPLELPADPALPVIDLVPPEKIRVPPLDLRTAIERRHSVRSYERETLSLEELSYLLWCTQGVTHVHGTQATFRTVPSAGARHAFETYVLANDVEGLEPGLYRYLALSHRLSRGKADPALHAAVSHACFDQTFVMRCNAVFLWTAVPYRMTWRYGERGYRDLHLDAGHVCQNLYLAAEAVGCGVCAIAAFDDDAMAGILGIDGTNQFLIYLATVGKCGEDRT from the coding sequence ATGACTGATATCGTCCCGATCCCGGGAGGTGCCGGCCGGGAGTTCATGGAACGGACAAAGTACCGGTATCTTGGCCGGTCCGACCAGGAAAACGGACTGCCCCAGCCGCCCCTCGAACTCCCCGCGGACCCGGCCCTGCCGGTCATCGACCTCGTTCCCCCGGAAAAGATTCGCGTCCCGCCGCTCGATCTCCGGACTGCGATCGAGCGCCGCCACAGTGTCCGGTCGTACGAACGGGAGACCCTCTCGCTTGAAGAATTATCGTATCTGCTCTGGTGCACGCAGGGAGTAACGCATGTCCACGGGACGCAGGCGACATTCCGGACCGTTCCCTCGGCCGGGGCGCGGCATGCCTTCGAGACATACGTGCTCGCCAATGACGTTGAGGGTCTCGAACCCGGTCTCTACCGCTACCTCGCCCTTTCCCACCGGCTCTCCCGGGGAAAGGCAGATCCGGCACTCCATGCCGCTGTTTCCCATGCCTGCTTCGACCAGACCTTTGTCATGCGGTGCAATGCCGTATTTCTCTGGACTGCGGTCCCGTACCGGATGACATGGCGGTACGGCGAGCGCGGGTACCGCGACCTGCACCTCGATGCCGGCCATGTCTGCCAGAACCTGTACCTTGCCGCGGAAGCGGTTGGCTGCGGGGTATGCGCCATTGCCGCGTTCGATGACGATGCCATGGCAGGAATCCTCGGGATTGACGGGACAAACCAGTTCCTGATCTACCTTGCAACGGTCGGGAAGTGCGGGGAGGACCGTACCTGA
- a CDS encoding ABC transporter ATP-binding protein: MPVRAAPNNKSAPCLIEFANVTVIKGENRVLDNVSLAIKEGENIAILGPNGAGKSSLIKAITREYYPVVSDQPVTFKVHGEETWDVFSLKSTIGIVSNDLQYTFTRTITGREVILSGFFSSIGLFNHVVTPEMEKKTDEIMHFLSVERLADRPLNAMSSGEARRFLIGRALVFSPATLILDEPTNSLDLEALHAFREILRKIAQSGTSIILVTHNLHDIIPEIARVVMVKNGRICGDGPKEEMLTDAAIGRLFSVPIHVVSENGWYYATGY; this comes from the coding sequence ATGCCAGTTCGCGCCGCCCCAAATAACAAGTCCGCACCCTGCCTCATCGAATTTGCAAACGTTACCGTCATCAAGGGAGAGAACCGGGTCCTCGACAATGTTTCCCTTGCCATAAAAGAAGGGGAGAACATCGCCATCCTCGGGCCAAACGGTGCCGGGAAATCGTCCCTTATAAAAGCCATCACCCGGGAATACTACCCGGTTGTCTCTGACCAACCGGTAACGTTCAAGGTCCACGGGGAGGAGACATGGGACGTCTTCTCCCTCAAATCGACCATCGGGATCGTATCAAACGACCTCCAGTACACCTTCACCCGGACGATCACCGGCCGCGAAGTGATCCTCTCCGGGTTCTTTTCGAGCATCGGCCTCTTCAACCATGTCGTGACCCCGGAGATGGAGAAGAAAACGGACGAGATCATGCATTTTCTCTCAGTCGAACGGCTGGCTGACCGCCCGTTGAACGCCATGTCCTCGGGGGAGGCGCGGCGGTTTTTGATCGGGCGGGCGCTCGTCTTTTCTCCCGCAACGCTTATCCTCGACGAACCCACGAACAGCCTCGACCTCGAAGCCCTCCATGCGTTCCGCGAGATCCTGAGGAAAATTGCACAGTCCGGCACCTCTATTATCCTCGTCACGCACAACCTCCACGACATCATCCCGGAGATCGCCCGGGTCGTAATGGTCAAAAACGGGCGGATCTGCGGGGACGGGCCAAAAGAGGAGATGCTTACCGATGCCGCCATCGGGCGCCTCTTCTCCGTCCCAATCCACGTAGTCAGCGAGAACGGCTGGTACTACGCCACGGGCTATTAG
- a CDS encoding ATP-binding protein: MTVPPDIVIPSHLEEIPRISAELEQCMQSMGFSDDQILDLQLAVEEAITNVIKHGYEETPGTITIRCTRGDDEIAIEISDSAPAFDPLSVPEPDTSADIDQRGIGGLGIFLIRRVTDSATYRYEQGKNILTLTKKKSLQGRVPG; the protein is encoded by the coding sequence ATGACTGTGCCGCCTGATATCGTCATCCCCTCTCACCTCGAGGAGATCCCGAGAATTTCCGCGGAACTGGAGCAGTGTATGCAATCCATGGGGTTCTCCGACGACCAGATCCTCGACCTCCAGCTGGCAGTAGAAGAAGCGATCACCAACGTGATCAAGCACGGGTATGAGGAAACCCCGGGCACTATTACCATTCGGTGCACACGGGGTGACGACGAGATCGCGATCGAGATCAGCGACAGTGCCCCGGCATTCGACCCGCTCAGTGTCCCCGAACCCGATACCTCGGCGGATATCGACCAGCGCGGGATTGGCGGGCTGGGTATCTTTTTGATCCGACGGGTAACCGACAGCGCAACCTACCGGTACGAACAGGGGAAAAATATCCTCACCCTGACGAAAAAGAAGTCTTTGCAGGGAAGGGTACCCGGATAA
- a CDS encoding DUF432 domain-containing protein, protein MFGRFPLDYSHDDQEIKIRLSDTGSLLKYERECRGSREERYLGRSFSAIHIYPVEPVNLPEPLTQYLEIAFPPVVLPPGAEQTVYVKFPVEIGVFLESNGKQSPLDVFSLVPVKFSLYGLPSSGLITRWFKSDIYPEIPSVDMYREGVMALTLKNCRTENAKVSRAVFDSSSMCLYYGTRVAMTATLEVFSEYLARTTFTDAAPPDCPNRAIDLYRASSFALSTTKGCFMEAGTS, encoded by the coding sequence CGCTGGATTATTCCCATGACGACCAGGAGATCAAGATCAGGCTTTCCGATACCGGCAGCCTCTTAAAGTACGAGCGGGAATGCCGAGGCAGCCGCGAGGAGCGGTACCTGGGCAGATCGTTTTCCGCCATCCATATCTACCCGGTCGAGCCGGTCAATCTCCCTGAACCGCTCACCCAGTACCTGGAGATTGCATTTCCCCCGGTAGTCCTGCCGCCCGGCGCCGAGCAGACGGTTTATGTGAAATTCCCGGTCGAGATCGGCGTGTTCCTCGAATCGAACGGGAAGCAGTCTCCGCTTGATGTATTCTCGCTCGTGCCCGTGAAGTTCTCGCTGTACGGTCTGCCGAGTTCAGGCCTGATCACGCGCTGGTTTAAGAGCGACATCTACCCGGAAATCCCCTCAGTCGACATGTACCGCGAGGGTGTCATGGCCCTGACCCTGAAAAACTGCCGGACGGAAAATGCAAAGGTGAGCCGGGCGGTCTTTGACAGCAGCTCGATGTGCCTCTACTATGGCACCCGGGTGGCAATGACCGCAACCCTCGAAGTGTTCTCGGAATACCTTGCCCGCACCACGTTTACCGATGCCGCCCCGCCGGACTGCCCGAACCGGGCCATCGACCTGTACCGGGCAAGCTCGTTTGCGCTGAGCACGACAAAAGGCTGTTTCATGGAGGCGGGTACGAGTTGA
- a CDS encoding META domain-containing protein, which translates to MGWKFWAVMGLIAILICLIAYFQIETANHPVPVSLAGTSWTLAYYSTGNSTLVPVTAATTATLEFGPGNTTGLSGFTGCNQYRYEYTLRASAFTVDRSSGTITKMNCPGQGIMQFESAYLENLKNTTSFSSRNDHLYLYDQNQKLLLIFTTATR; encoded by the coding sequence ATGGGCTGGAAGTTCTGGGCGGTGATGGGGCTCATTGCCATCCTTATCTGCCTGATTGCGTATTTCCAGATAGAAACGGCGAACCACCCGGTGCCGGTCAGCCTTGCCGGGACAAGCTGGACGCTTGCCTATTATTCCACGGGGAACAGTACGCTTGTGCCCGTGACTGCAGCCACCACGGCAACCCTTGAATTCGGGCCGGGCAACACGACCGGGCTCTCCGGCTTTACCGGCTGTAACCAGTACCGGTACGAGTATACCCTCCGGGCTTCTGCCTTCACCGTTGACCGGAGCTCGGGGACGATCACCAAGATGAACTGCCCGGGGCAGGGGATCATGCAGTTCGAATCCGCGTATCTGGAAAACCTAAAGAACACGACATCCTTCTCCTCCCGTAACGATCACCTGTACCTGTACGACCAGAACCAGAAACTGCTCCTGATCTTCACAACCGCGACCCGGTAA
- a CDS encoding META domain-containing protein, whose protein sequence is MDEAEAPKVRSITTTLLTLALAGIAIVVVLVFFQGMTAQPQVLQASPNWTLVSCRDATGILIPAINNGEVTAQFNRDGNITGFSGCNRYVAAFIKNNDRIRITYPLHTDNTCSDAGLMQQEASLYRNLAAAASVNTGPSELDLLDANGATLLKFHRQ, encoded by the coding sequence ATGGATGAGGCCGAAGCACCGAAGGTACGGAGCATCACAACCACACTGTTAACCCTTGCCCTCGCCGGTATTGCAATCGTGGTCGTCCTGGTCTTTTTTCAGGGCATGACCGCCCAGCCCCAGGTGCTGCAGGCAAGCCCGAACTGGACGCTCGTCTCCTGCCGCGATGCTACCGGGATCCTTATACCGGCAATCAATAACGGGGAGGTCACCGCGCAGTTTAACCGCGACGGAAATATTACAGGATTTTCGGGGTGCAACCGGTACGTTGCGGCATTCATAAAAAACAATGACCGGATCCGGATCACCTACCCCCTCCATACCGACAATACCTGCAGCGATGCCGGTCTCATGCAGCAGGAAGCCAGCCTTTACCGCAACCTTGCAGCGGCAGCCTCGGTGAACACCGGCCCCTCGGAACTCGACCTCCTCGATGCAAACGGCGCCACCCTTCTCAAATTCCACCGGCAGTGA